One genomic segment of Euwallacea fornicatus isolate EFF26 chromosome 18, ASM4011564v1, whole genome shotgun sequence includes these proteins:
- the LOC136344903 gene encoding mitochondrial intermediate peptidase, which translates to MFRHLLTTKPLSIWSASLAKVSIWSPLAEVFNTRPVPKFTLQTQDVGLFGVPELTTNEGFYDLKENCVVKTNKLIEEALSVSRSRKMVEIFDEISDTLCQVADLAEFIRLSHPESKYNHAAQVACATVSGIVEKLNTNIELYEVLRNAVRNGDFITTSDIDNHVGELFLFDFEQCGIHLSANKRNKVVALNDEILHLGQHFVAGTANPRIIKKNILPQNIRHLFVSEGDTIFINGLYTDSNNPIAREMAYKIFLHPDQNQETLLSNLLECRDQLGKICGFNSYSERALRGSTIDRPENVSLFLDNLNRDIWDKAQKNFECMDRIKQNESGVYGPLASWDVPYYTQTAKREWFRVSTQEYSPYFSLGACMDGLNMLFQALYGIQLVNTDVASGECWYSDVYKLSVVHEKEGLLGYIYCDLYERSGKPNQDCHFTIKGGKQLNDSSYQLPIVVLMLNLPPPRWSSPSLLSPNMVDNLFHEMGHAMHSMLGRTQYQHVTGTRCSTDFAEVPSILMEYFASDIRVLKHFARHFQTKQPMTDDMLHRLCASKHLFTASETQLQIFYAALDQAYHGKHPLGATTTEVLSRIQKEYYGLPYVSNTAWQLRFSHLVGYGAKYYSYLVSRAIAYLIWKTYFEKDPLCRASGEKYRKECLAYGGGKNPKKLVGDFLNIDPTPNAFAKALVEEINHHQGQVDLVKKM; encoded by the exons ATGTTTCGGCATCTTTTAACAACCAAACCGTTATCCATATGGTCGGCGTCTCTCGCTAAAGTTTCTATTTGGTCCCCCTTGGCAGAAGTCTTCAATACCCGACCAGTGCCAAAATTCACTTTGCAAACCCAAGACGTCGGGCTTTTCGGGGTTCCCGAACTTACCACTAACGAAGgtttttatgatttgaaaGAGAATTGCGTTGTTAAGACTAACAAACTTATTGAAGAGGCTTTAAGTGTGTCTAGATCCCGGAAAATGGTAGAAATCTTTGACGAGATTTCTGATACTTTATGTCAAGTGGCCGATTTGGCCGAGTTTATTAGGCTGTCTCATCCAGAATCTAAATATAATCACGCAGCTCAGGTTGCTTGTGCCACTGTGAGTGGCATTGTTGAGAAGTTGAATACAAATATTGAGTTGTATGAGGTTTTGAGGAATGCAGTGCGAAACGGCGATTTTATTACGACCAGTGATATAGATAATCATGTGGGGGAActgtttttgtttgattttgagCAGTGTGGGATACACCTGTCAGCTAATAAGAGGAATAAAGTTGTTGCTCTTAATGATGAAATCTTACATTTAG GCCAACATTTTGTCGCTGGAACTGCAAACCCTCGAATAATCAAGAAAAACATACTACCCCAAAATATACGCCATCTTTTTGTTTCTGAAGGAGACactatttttataaatggCCTTTACACTGATTCCAACAATCCAATAGCTCGAGAGATGGcttataagatttttttacatcCTGACCAAAATCAAGAAACTCTGTTGTCAAACTTGCTCGAATGCAGAGATCAGTTAGGAAAGATATGTGGATTTAATTCTTATTCTGAAAGAGCCCTTCGAGGATCTACTATAGATCGGCCAGAAAATGTGTCCTTATTTTTAGACAATTTGAATAGAGATATATGGGACAAGGCacagaaaaattttgagtgcATGGatagaattaaacaaaatgaatcTGGAGTGTATGGTCCTTTGGCCTCATGGGATGTGCCATATTATACTCAGACAGCCAAAAGAGAATGGTTTAGAGTATCTACTCAGGAATACTCACCCTATTTTTCATTGGGAGCCTGTATGGATGGCTTAAATATGCTTTTCCAAGCTTTGTATGGCATTCAATTAGTTAACACTGATGTGGCTTCTGGGGAATGCTGGTATTCTGATGTTTATAAACTATCTGTAGTGCATGAAAAAGAGGGGTTGCTAG GGTATATTTATTGCGATCTCTATGAGAGGTCAGGAAAGCCTAACCAGGACTgccattttactataaaaggGGGAAAGCAATTGAATGATAGTTCCTATCAATTACCTATAGtagttttaatgttaaatttgccCCCACCTCGGTGGTCCAGTCCAAGTTTACTGTCTCCTAATATGGTGGATAATTTGTTCCACGAAATGGGCCATGCTATGCATTCGATGTTAGGCAGAACTCAGTATCAACACGTCACAG GTACACGATGCAGCACTGATTTCGCCGAAGTCCCCTCAATATTAATGGAGTACTTTGCCTCTGATATCAGAGTGTTAAAACATTTTGCTCGTCATTTTCAAACAAAGCAACCAATGACCGACGACATGTTACATCGTCTCTGCGCCTCGAAGCATCTTTTTACCGCAAGTGAAACACAATTGCAGATATTTTACGCTGCTTTAGATCAGGCATACCATGGAAAACACCCTTTAGGAGCCACCACCACTGAGGTTTTATCAAGAATTCAAAAAGAGTATTACGGTCTGCCTTACGTGTCAAACACTGCCTGGCAATTGAGGTTTAGCCACTTGGTGGGGTATGGCGCCAAGTATTATTCTTATTTGGTTTCAAGAGCTATTGCATATTTGATATGGAaaacttattttgaaaaggaTCCTTTATGTAGAGCGAGTGGTGAGAAATACAGAAAGGAGTGTTTAGCCTATGGGGGTGGTAAAAACCCTAAGAAATTGGTGGGGGATTTCCTGAATATTGATCCTACTCCGAATGCTTTTGCAAAGGCTTTGGTGGAAGAAATCAACCACCATCAGGGCCAAGTAGATTTAGttaagaaaatgtga
- the LOC136344910 gene encoding craniofacial development protein 1 isoform X3 has translation MNQEEFPEDSDSSDEDYVPDSKVEDAVSEEESDGIAEDHLSGSDTEVKGKKRPKKTKKAPKKRKVANETNTGPLEQKVTVNAADDKKKADDLWADFMKDTGFKSRTSQTVPSTNSSQITTKNKLETSQTISKADTNLPQNSTVKVTQIFEFAGEEVKVEKEVSATSAEARLLSQSTAKASTKKSGGLGGISSVLSQLGKKQKISTLEKSKLDWDRFKKEEHIEEELEMHNKGKNGYLERQDFLQRADLRRFEIEKEIRNAERAKRFNST, from the exons ATGAACCAGGAAGAATTTCCCGAAGACAGCGACTCCAGTGACGAAGATTACGTTCCAGACAGCAAAGTCGAAGACGCCGTCTCAGAGGAAGAGTCCGATGGCATTGCTGAAGACCATTTATCTGGCTCTGACACTGAAGTTAAGGGCAAAAAACGTCCAAAGAAAACCAAGAAAGCTCCCAAAAAGAGGAAAGTCGCTAATGAGACCAATACTG GGCCTTTGGAGCAGAAAGTGACAGTAAATGCTGCAGATGATAAAAAGAAAGCTGACGATTTGTGGGCCGATTTCATGAAAGACACTGGATTTAAATCAAGGACTAGTCAGACAGTACCAAGTACCAATAGTTCACAAATTAccacaaaaaacaaattggaaaCATCTCAGACTATTTCCAAAGCAGACACAAATTTGCCACAAAATAGCACTGTGAAAGTGACCCAAATATTTGAGTTTGCAGGTGAAGAAGTCAAAGTTGAGAAAGAG GTTAGTGCAACTTCTGCAGAAGCTCGTTTGTTGTCTCAAAGTACTGCTAAAGCTTCAACTAAGAAATCAGGTGGTTTGGGTGGCATAAGCAGTGTTTTAAGTCAGTtaggaaaaaagcaaaaaatcagTACTTTAGAAAAGTCAAAGTTGGATTGGGACAGGTTTAAAAAAGAGGAGCATATTGAAGAGGAGCTTGAGATGCATAACAAGGGGAAAAATGG atatttagaAAGACAAGACTTTCTCCAAAGAGCAGATTTACGAAGGTTTGAAATTGAGAAAGAGATACGGAACGCAGAAAGGGCCAAAAGGTTTAATAGTACTTAA
- the LOC136344910 gene encoding craniofacial development protein 1 isoform X1, whose amino-acid sequence MNQEEFPEDSDSSDEDYVPDSKVEDAVSEEESDGIAEDHLSGSDTEVKGKKRPKKTKKAPKKRKVANETNTESVAGPLEQKVTVNAADDKKKADDLWADFMKDTGFKSRTSQTVPSTNSSQITTKNKLETSQTISKADTNLPQNSTVKVTQIFEFAGEEVKVEKEVSATSAEARLLSQSTAKASTKKSGGLGGISSVLSQLGKKQKISTLEKSKLDWDRFKKEEHIEEELEMHNKGKNGYLERQDFLQRADLRRFEIEKEIRNAERAKRFNST is encoded by the exons ATGAACCAGGAAGAATTTCCCGAAGACAGCGACTCCAGTGACGAAGATTACGTTCCAGACAGCAAAGTCGAAGACGCCGTCTCAGAGGAAGAGTCCGATGGCATTGCTGAAGACCATTTATCTGGCTCTGACACTGAAGTTAAGGGCAAAAAACGTCCAAAGAAAACCAAGAAAGCTCCCAAAAAGAGGAAAGTCGCTAATGAGACCAATACTG AGTCTGTAGCAGGGCCTTTGGAGCAGAAAGTGACAGTAAATGCTGCAGATGATAAAAAGAAAGCTGACGATTTGTGGGCCGATTTCATGAAAGACACTGGATTTAAATCAAGGACTAGTCAGACAGTACCAAGTACCAATAGTTCACAAATTAccacaaaaaacaaattggaaaCATCTCAGACTATTTCCAAAGCAGACACAAATTTGCCACAAAATAGCACTGTGAAAGTGACCCAAATATTTGAGTTTGCAGGTGAAGAAGTCAAAGTTGAGAAAGAG GTTAGTGCAACTTCTGCAGAAGCTCGTTTGTTGTCTCAAAGTACTGCTAAAGCTTCAACTAAGAAATCAGGTGGTTTGGGTGGCATAAGCAGTGTTTTAAGTCAGTtaggaaaaaagcaaaaaatcagTACTTTAGAAAAGTCAAAGTTGGATTGGGACAGGTTTAAAAAAGAGGAGCATATTGAAGAGGAGCTTGAGATGCATAACAAGGGGAAAAATGG atatttagaAAGACAAGACTTTCTCCAAAGAGCAGATTTACGAAGGTTTGAAATTGAGAAAGAGATACGGAACGCAGAAAGGGCCAAAAGGTTTAATAGTACTTAA
- the LOC136344910 gene encoding craniofacial development protein 1 isoform X2 codes for MNQEEFPEDSDSSDEDYVPDSKVEDAVSEEESDGIAEDHLSGSDTEVKGKKRPKKTKKAPKKRKVANETNTAGPLEQKVTVNAADDKKKADDLWADFMKDTGFKSRTSQTVPSTNSSQITTKNKLETSQTISKADTNLPQNSTVKVTQIFEFAGEEVKVEKEVSATSAEARLLSQSTAKASTKKSGGLGGISSVLSQLGKKQKISTLEKSKLDWDRFKKEEHIEEELEMHNKGKNGYLERQDFLQRADLRRFEIEKEIRNAERAKRFNST; via the exons ATGAACCAGGAAGAATTTCCCGAAGACAGCGACTCCAGTGACGAAGATTACGTTCCAGACAGCAAAGTCGAAGACGCCGTCTCAGAGGAAGAGTCCGATGGCATTGCTGAAGACCATTTATCTGGCTCTGACACTGAAGTTAAGGGCAAAAAACGTCCAAAGAAAACCAAGAAAGCTCCCAAAAAGAGGAAAGTCGCTAATGAGACCAATACTG CAGGGCCTTTGGAGCAGAAAGTGACAGTAAATGCTGCAGATGATAAAAAGAAAGCTGACGATTTGTGGGCCGATTTCATGAAAGACACTGGATTTAAATCAAGGACTAGTCAGACAGTACCAAGTACCAATAGTTCACAAATTAccacaaaaaacaaattggaaaCATCTCAGACTATTTCCAAAGCAGACACAAATTTGCCACAAAATAGCACTGTGAAAGTGACCCAAATATTTGAGTTTGCAGGTGAAGAAGTCAAAGTTGAGAAAGAG GTTAGTGCAACTTCTGCAGAAGCTCGTTTGTTGTCTCAAAGTACTGCTAAAGCTTCAACTAAGAAATCAGGTGGTTTGGGTGGCATAAGCAGTGTTTTAAGTCAGTtaggaaaaaagcaaaaaatcagTACTTTAGAAAAGTCAAAGTTGGATTGGGACAGGTTTAAAAAAGAGGAGCATATTGAAGAGGAGCTTGAGATGCATAACAAGGGGAAAAATGG atatttagaAAGACAAGACTTTCTCCAAAGAGCAGATTTACGAAGGTTTGAAATTGAGAAAGAGATACGGAACGCAGAAAGGGCCAAAAGGTTTAATAGTACTTAA
- the LOC136344902 gene encoding RAB11-binding protein RELCH homolog yields MSLAIPDSDNPEAKQLDPRKREKSQISYNHVAEKLLEDKLLLTALELHTELVEAGKELKVLRDFFSNPGNFETFTQESATTKLSRSGSQATLDSLDLTRYSEDGTMGDERVAVLEFELRKAKETINALRNNLTFAIESETSTPDKGSLRNVAFSMIKPHEQRALNFLINEYLLLQGYKLTSITFADENQNQDFDDWDDVGLNISKPPELLHLYREGLKQSGQSGITVNTQTDFPDDKRRIIQEQICEIEKLKSKVYFLEAELLDFQTFKERIQSEQPIQDEDLKDIGDIKTSEIGDSPERFEIIDKSMVLFKRSSDLEDNVSNNSLNTSEWAKISIPEPDFKHTQQNYYAKEREFKDLSMETYVKDVYNLCYINVDDQPDSRILTVLNKDTDFESLIHAISESLLKIIPNVILNKREEVIPLLMSAIYFNPNASERDKLLHQLFHLKKRPCENERFAILSAVIGIARKAEEQLVENEILPQCWLQLTHKYIERRLLVAQACTVLIPYVSSPIRNSLILSMLQQMLEDKEDEVREQILRALTLLFCHCEDPDKYPQCEQLAFNTFKDASNSVFNVSVQVLFPVLAKWALQAGYLTSSLFKKLLRRLNEHIRNLESQSKSNQEIDRIQRVLAVIDILLPFLVTSVAYYEDVTNHIKKEVVVPIRYDFSNLCSNKLTNPESFVKSDFYVGTVLHEFDKFIADNPNSSWTSMDWVVDEMLPDLLNNLHHIDLAQQSLLQGFLNLFAHISIVFGHNFTKYKIRPIVQKNIQNVEQVISSFNQFCPSLNVIPIYVTVLQLTKDFDEISSIMKRFLCALPLCGSPLDCLEITVKKLCEAGLQNVVVECLWSGVVHQRPLVKSAAASLFCSIIGTCSEDLLKSNVAGAIVTLASDSDILVRTATIPALGRLITNCSVKEIHDKAYMQLQTFAIDPSLKENHTISRQLIVTLGNIFVGSCSAFRNDVILPQLTNFSIFMSQMTNQTRKIDMALALLEAFTHVVYSPLNNQNVSSVIRSGLKSLELVISENPSLLHHHETVLAMLKECDSKCNQSIPGSPVGRSSHFGHNVNQGVEEMRQRVTKIFNKPSMPKSNTLPNLSGIFKKK; encoded by the exons atgtcCTTGGCAATACCTGACAGTGATAATCCTGAAGCCAAACAGCTGGACCCCAGGAAGCgtgaaaaatctcaaatttcatataatcATGTAGCAGAAAAACTTTTGGAAGATAAGTTGTTGCTTACTGCGTTAGAACTTCACACCGAACTTGTAGAAGCAGGCAAAGAACTCAAGGTTTTAAGAGATTTCTTCTCCAATCCTGGAAACTTTGAGACATTCACCCAAGAATCTGCCACAACAAAATTGT CACGTTCCGGCAGCCAGGCAACTTTAGATAGTTTGGATTTAACACGATATTCAGAAGATGGCACAATGGGTGATGAACGAGTTGCTGTGCTGGAATTTGAACTGCGGAAAGCCAAAGAAACCATTAACGCCCTGAGAAATAATCTTACCTTTGCTATTGAATCTGAGACTAGTACTCCTGATAAAGGCTCTTTGAGAAATGTAGCTTTCTCCATGATTAAACCCCACGAACAaagagctttaaattttttaattaatgaatatcTACTGCTGCAGGGGTATAAGTTAACTTCTATTACTTTTGCAGatgaaaaccaaaatcaa GACTTTGACGACTGGGATGATGTGGGcttaaatatatcaaaaccTCCAGAGCTGTTACATCTGTACAGGGAAGGGTTGAAGCAAAGCGGGCAGAGTGGTATTACTGTTAATACTCAAACTGATTTTCCTGACGATAAGCGAAGAATTATCCAGGAAcag ATCTGTGAAATAGAAAAACTTAAATCAAAAGTGTATTTCCTCGAAGCAGAATTACTGGACTTTCAAACCTTTAAGGAACGGATTCAAAGTGAACAACCAATTCAAGATGAGGACTTGAAGGACATTGGTGATATCAAAACATCCGAAATTGGTGACTCTCCGGAGAG GTTTGAAATTATAGACAAAAGCATGGTATTATTTAAGCGAAGTAGTGATCTGGAAGACAACGTATCCAATAATAGTCTTAACACGAGTGAATGGGCTAAAATTAGCATCCCTGAGCCGGATTTTAAGCACACCCAACAAAATTATTACGCAAAAGAACGGGAATTTAAAGACTTAAG CATGGAAACATACGTAAAGGACGTCTACAATCTCTGCTATATAAACGTGGATGACCAACCAGACTCCAGGATATTAACTGTCCTTAATAAAGACACGGATTTCGAGAGTCTAATTCACGCTATATCGGAGTCATTACTAAAGATCATCCCCAATGTGATCTTAAACAAACGAGAAGAAGTAATTCCCTTGCTAATGAGTGCGATTTACTTCAATCCTAATGCTTCAGAGAGAGACAAATTATTGCACCAACTATTCCACCTCAAAAAGAGACCTTGCGAGAATGAGAGATTCGCCATATTGTCAG CTGTAATAGGGATAGCAAGGAAGGCTGAAGAGCAACTGGTGGAAAACGAGATTTTGCCACAATGTTGGCTGCAATTGACTCATAAGTACATTGAGAGGAGATTATTAGTGGCTCAGGCCTGCACTGTATTGATCCCTTATGTTTCC AGTCCTATACGGAATTCTTTAATCCTCTCAATGCTCCAGCAAATGTTAGAAGACAAAGAGGACGAGGTTAGAGAGCAAATTCTCAGAGCTTTAACCTTACTGTTTTGCCACTGTGAAGACCCAGACAAATACCCTCAATGTGAGCAATTGGCTTTTAATACTTTCAAAGATGCTAGCAATTCAGTCTTTAATGTAAGTGTCCAAGTTTTGTTCCCGGTGTTAGCAAAGTGGGCCTTACAGGCCG gatatttaacttcaagtttgttcaaaaaattgcTGCGCAGATTAAATGAACATATCAGGAATTTGGAATCTCAGTCCAAGTCGAATCAAGAGATTGATAGGATTCAGAGGGTTTTAGCTGTGATTGATATTTTGTTGCCCTTTCTTGTGACCTCAGTTGCTTATTATGAGGACGTGACTAATCATATTAAGAAGGAGGTGGTTGTTCCAATTA GATAtgattttagtaatttatgtagCAATAAGTTGACAAACCCTGAAAGCTTTGTGAAATCTGATTTTTATGTGGGAACGGTTTTGCACGAATTTGATAAGTTCATAGCCGACAACCCGAATTCTTCTTGGACCTCGATGGACTGGGTCGTTGATGAAAT GCTCCCTGACTTACTCAACAATCTCCATCACATCGACTTAGCCCAGCAGTCCCTGCTTCAGGGCTTCCTAAACTTGTTTGCACACATTTCTATCGTATTCGGGCACAATTTCACCAAATACAAAATCCGGCCGATTGTCCAGAAAAACATCCAAAATGTGGAACAGGTAATCAGCAGCTTTAACCAGTTCTGTCCCAGCTTAAACGTGATACCTATCTATGTGACCGTGTTACAATTGACCAAAGATTTCGATGAGATTTCCAGCATAATGAAAAGGTTCTTATGTGCTTTGCCATTGTGTGGAAGCCCGCTAGATTGCTTGGAGATAACGGTGAAGAAACTGTGCGAAGCTGGATTGCAG AATGTAGTAGTGGAGTGCTTGTGGTCAGGAGTTGTTCATCAGCGCCCTTTAGTGAAGTCTGCCGCTGCTTCTCTCTTCTGTTCAATAATCGGAACTTGTAGTGAAGATTTGCTAAAATCCAATGTTGCAGGAGCAATTGTCACCCTCGCTAGCGATAGTGACAT TTTAGTGAGGACAGCCACAATTCCGGCTTTAGGACGCTTAATTACGAATTGCAGTGTGAAGGAAATTCATGACAAAGCCTACATGCAATTGCAAACATTTGCAATTGACCCATCTTTGAAGGAGAATCACACCATTTCTCGCCAGCTTATTGTTACTTTAGGGAATATCTTCGTTGGCAGTTGCAGTGCCTTCAGAAATGATG TTATTTTGCCTCAACTGACAAACTTCTCGATCTTCATGTCTCAAATGACGAATCAAACTCGTAAGATAGACATGGCCTTAGCGCTTTTGGAAGCGTTTACTCATGTAGTCTACAGTCCTCTAAACAATCAGAACGTTAGTTCTGTGATTAGAAGTGGTTTAAA AAGCTTGGAA
- the LOC136344914 gene encoding transmembrane protein 170A, with translation MDSLGDVLSLQQPLNTFSKMWYHVFLWALFSSILVHTVAALIAFLTLRKHKYGKYFPIAILSMGVLTPAVTGIVSSAAIAFVYRASSYPMNPLYALFWGCGQTIIMGCMGFTRILATL, from the coding sequence ATGGACTCGTTGGGGGACGTTTTGTCCCTTCAACAACCACTTAATACATTTTCTAAGATGTGGTACCACGTCTTCCTCTGGGCCTTGTTTTCATCAATACTGGTGCATACAGTGGCAGCCCTCATTGCCTTCCTTACTCTTAGGAAACACAAGTATGGAAAGTACTTTCCCATAGCAATACTTTCTATGGGTGTTCTAACACCAGCGGTGACAGGTATAGTAAGTAGTGCAGCTATTGCGtttgtatacagggcgtccagTTATCCAATGAACCCTCTGTATGCCCTGTTTTGGGGCTGTGGCCAAACCATTATCATGGGTTGTATGGGGTTTACCAGAATTTTAGCcacattataa